From a region of the Theobroma cacao cultivar B97-61/B2 chromosome 8, Criollo_cocoa_genome_V2, whole genome shotgun sequence genome:
- the LOC18592530 gene encoding auxin efflux carrier component 6: MITAGDFYKVMCAMVPLYFAMLVAYGSVKWWRIFSPEQCSGINRFVAVFAVPVLSFHFIAQNNPYQMDTKFILADTLSKVLVLVLLSGWAIFFPGGSLDWLITLFSVATLPNTLVMGIPLLNAMYGDFTQSLMVQLVVLQCIIWYTLLLFLFEYRAATLLIKIQFPGPTAATISKFELDNDVISLDGRDPLRTESETDINGRIRVRIRRSTSSAPDSALSSSICLTPRASNLSNAEIFSVNTPGGPNNNEIVFCNGDLGFGYRAVSPRLSGYASSDAYSLQPTPRASNFNEMDVITTTTTTGNTPIWMRSPVAGGKVSRQPSPVVPAMKMVWECQGGGGGSDNRQGFKDVGEKEISFRDNTKITVAEVADGKEAVSKQEMPNALVMLRLILIVVGRKLSRNPNTYSSILGLLWSLISFKWNVGMPSLVKYSIKIISDAGLGMAMFSLGLFMALQPRIIACGTKRATMGMVIRFLSGPVIMSTASIAMGLRGPKLHAAIVQAALPQGIVPFVFAREYGLHPDILSTGVIFGMLVSLPVTLVYYILLGI; this comes from the exons atgaTAACAGCAGGTGATTTTTACAAGGTGATGTGTGCAATGGTTCCATTGTATTTCGCAATGTTGGTCGCGTACGGGTCAGTGAAATGGTGGCGGATATTCAGCCCAGAGCAATGCTCTGGGATCAACAGATTCGTGGCCGTTTTCGCTGTGCCGGTCTTGTCTTTCCATTTCATAGCTCAGAACAACCCTTACCAAATGGACACCAAGTTCATCCTGGCTGACACTCTGTCCAAGGTCTTGGTCCTTGTCTTGCTCTCAGGTTGGGCCATCTTCTTCCCCGGAGGATCCCTGGATTGGCTCATCACCCTCTTCTCTGTTGCTACTTTGCCCAACACTCTTGTCATGGGCATCCCTTTGCTTAATGCTATGTATGGAGATTTCACTCAAAGCCTCATGGTGCAACTCGTTGTTCTTCAATGCATCATATG GTACACTCTGTTGCTCTTCCTCTTCGAATACAGAGCAGCAACTCTCTTAATCAAAATCCAATTCCCCGGCCCCACTGCTGCCACCATTTCCAAATTCGAGCTCGACAACGACGTCATCTCATTGGACGGCCGTGATCCTCTCCGTACAGAATCCGAGACCGACATCAACGGCCGTATCCGTGTCCGCATCAGGCGGTCCACGTCATCAGCCCCGGACTCAGCTCTATCATCCTCCATATGCCTCACCCCTAGAGCATCCAACCTCTCCAACGCCGAAATCTTTTCCGTTAATACGCCGGGCGGACCAAATAATAACGAAATTGTTTTCTGTAACGGCGATTTGGGGTTCGGTTACCGTGCCGTTAGCCCGCGTTTGTCGGGGTACGCTTCGTCGGATGCTTACTCCTTGCAGCCGACGCCGAGGGCTTCGAATTTTAATGAGATGGATGTGATTACGACGACGACGACGACGGGGAATACACCAATATGGATGAGGTCTCCAGTGGCGGGTGGGAAAGTTTCCAGGCAGCCGTCTCCGGTGGTTCCTGCGATGAAAATGGTTTGGGAGTGTcaaggtggtggtggtgggaGTGATAACAGGCAGGGATTCAAAGACGTTGGTG AGAAGGAAATTAGCTTTCGAGACAACACCAAAATAACAGTAGCAGAGGTTGCAGATGGGAAGGAAGCAGTGAGCAAACAAGAAATGCCAAATGCCTTGGTCATGCTAAGACTCATACTAATTGTGGTCGGAAGGAAGCTCTCTCGCAATCCAAATACCTACTCAAGTATCTTAGGCCTTCTTTGGTCTCTCATCTCCTTCAA GTGGAATGTAGGGATGCCAAGTTTGGTGAAatactcaataaaaataatttcggATGCAGGCCTTGGGATGGCAATGTTCAGTTTAG GGTTATTCATGGCACTTCAGCCAAGGATTATTGCTTGTGGCACAAAAAGAGCAACAATGGGGATGGTGATCCGTTTCCTTAGTGGTCCTGTAATAATGTCCACCGCATCGATTGCCATGGGATTGAGAGGACCAAAGCTTCATGCTGCCATAGTACAG GCTGCACTTCCCCAAGGGATTGTACCGTTCGTTTTTGCCAGGGAATACGGGTTGCATCCTGACATATTGAGTACAGG GGTTATCTTTGGCATGTTGGTGTCATTGCCTGTAACACTAGTGTATTACATACTTTTAGGCATatga